The region TAATTTTATCATAAACCTTTTTAATAGAACCGTGAGATAGAGAAAAATATCTTGCAAATAAAAATACAAAGCTTACAATTATAATATTCAAGAAACTAAATTGAGAGATTTGAATAAACTTATTTAAATCTAATGAGTTTTTAGCTATGACTGAAACTTGTAATATATACAGAATAATTGATAAAATAAGAAATACAATTGTTAATTTATTTTCATTAATTTTTAGGGATTTAGATGTGAAATCTGTTTTAGATAAATAATATCCTAATATAGCAAAAACAAAAAAGAAAGGATAATTAAATGGTTTTCCATAATTTATAAATCCAAAATTCATTAAAACAATAGTAATTAAACTAATTATTAAAGCTATTTTAAGTATATTTGGATAAACTTCATTAATCTTATTTAAAATAAAAATTAAAGCATAAACAATAATAAGCATCTGAACAAACCAGTATACTTTTGGAATTCCTTTTGGATAACTAACAGTGAATATTTTGAAAAAAGCATCTATAAATGATACTTTTCCACCAAAATAAAATCCCATATTTGCAAAAACATACAAAAAGATAACGAAAATCAACATCCAAAATACATAAGGAACAACTACTCGACTCATTCTTTTCTTAATAAATTTAATCAATGAATCTTTTCTATTAAGTAATAATGCACCACTTATCATTACAAATAATGGTACTCCA is a window of Methanobrevibacter sp. DNA encoding:
- a CDS encoding acyltransferase translates to MLKTKNRIFYFDFLRCFAILAVIACHVFAGIVLKKKIFGSTFWFYSLFLNSLRDIGVPLFVMISGALLLNRKDSLIKFIKKRMSRVVVPYVFWMLIFVIFLYVFANMGFYFGGKVSFIDAFFKIFTVSYPKGIPKVYWFVQMLIIVYALIFILNKINEVYPNILKIALIISLITIVLMNFGFINYGKPFNYPFFFVFAILGYYLSKTDFTSKSLKINENKLTIVFLILSIILYILQVSVIAKNSLDLNKFIQISQFSFLNIIIVSFVFLFARYFSLSHGSIKKVYDKIKDSKVGDVINSISITSFGIYLCHMIVFISLKVALDSFEKQWGDPIFFNVLFILTIIFSWGIILILNKIPYLNRISGVG